From the Brassica napus cultivar Da-Ae chromosome A8, Da-Ae, whole genome shotgun sequence genome, one window contains:
- the LOC125576998 gene encoding uncharacterized protein LOC125576998 — protein MNGDSRVLAIGEGRVLESGDRDATMMDVGERARPPGDPPDAVISWAAKAAGTNGGGMPNPESIMDDSFVAERLRVDFPNGEDGEPSITIESEVLEAMNGMWKQCMIIRVLGRSVAITALNKKLRELWRPKGVMHVMDLPRQFFMVRFEKEEDYLAALTGGPWRAFGSYLMVRAWSPEFDPLRDDIVTTPVWIRLSNIPVNFYHRSILMGIAKGLGRPIRVDLTTLNFERARFARICVEVNLAKPLKGTVLINGERYFVAYEGLSVICSKCGIYGHLVHGCPKMIAERMANLAVNAEPQAKNGLENRQEQQMQEDGFVRVKGPRRGSQMRTRQTKNVMGETSGEASQNQEIAHGGKTAEIALSNKYGSLEMDTNLGETREDFVVGEENKENQDMNVDRNRGKEISRGKETMIFGGKANIMTGLKVGNKDKWAGDKKTGEGPRGRPKKLNNRPARGLVFGPTKGEISLSESGKRLRVERLDAGRDVDLFRENAAAIGVAEKPLQLRDEELANPMDNITSEMEQGDSEIQTSSQGDGRVLSLA, from the coding sequence ATGAACGGCGACTCTAGGGTCTTGGCGATTGGCGAAGGTAGGGTTTTGGAGTCGGGAGATCGAGATGCAACCATGATGGATGTGGGGGAGAGAGCGAGACCACCAGGAGATCCACCAGATGCGGTAATCTCGTGGGCAGCTAAGGCAGCGGGTACGAACGGGGGAGGCATGCCAAATCCAGAGAGTATTATGGATGATTCGTTTGTGGCGGAGCGGCTTCGGGTGGACTTTCCGAATGGGGAGGATGGTGAACCATCAATCACGATCGAATCGGAAGTGCTGGAAGCGATGAACGGGATGTGGAAGCAGTGTATgattattagggttttgggaagGAGTGTCGCGATAACTGCCTTGAACAAGAAACTAAGAGAACTATGGCGTCCGAAGGGAGTAATGCATGTAATGGACTTACCAAGACAATTCTTCATGGTTCGGTTCGAGAAGGAAGAAGATTACTTGGCAGCGTTAACAGGAGGCCCATGGAGGGCTTTTGGTAGTTATCTCATGGTGAGAGCTTGGTCGCCAGAGTTTGATCCCCTCAGAGATGACATTGTTACGACACCGGTTTGGATCAGACTGTCGAACATCCCAGTGAATTTCTACCACCGATCAATACTCATGGGCATTGCTAAAGGACTGGGGAGACCAATTCGTGTTGATCTGACCACATTGAATTTTGAAAGGGCAAGATTTGCGAGAATATGCGTTGAAGTGAACCTTGCAAAGCCTTTGAAAGGGACAGTGCTAATAAATGGAGAGAGATACTTCGTAGCCTATGAGGGTCTATCAGTTATTTGTTCAAAATGTGGAATTTATGGACATTTGGTGCATGGATGTCCGAAGATGATTGCGGAAAGAATGGCTAACTTGGCCGTAAATGCAGAGCCGCAGGCCAAGAATGGACTGGAAAATAGACAAGAACAGCAAATGCAAGAGGATGGTTTTGTTCGGGTAAAGGGACCAAGGAGAGGGTCGCAGATGCGGACCAGACAGACAAAGAACGTGATGGGTGAAACTAGTGGAGAGGCAAGTCAGAACCAAGAGATCGCTCACGGTGGGAAAACCGCAGAGATTGCTTTATCTAATAAATACGGGAGTTTGGAGATGGACACAAACTTGGGAGAAACACGGGAAGATTTTGTTGTGGGAGAAGAGAACAAGGAGAATCAGGATATGAATGTGGATAGAAACAGAGGTAAGGAAATCTCGCGTGGCAAAGAGACTATGATCTTTGGCGGGAAAGCAAACATAATGACGGGTTTGAAAGTGGGGAACAAAGATAAGTGGGCTGGGGATAAGAAGACAGGAGAGGGACCACGGGGAAGGcccaaaaaattgaataatcGGCCCGCTCGAGGGTTGGTTTTTGGCCCGACCAAAGGTGAGATCAGTCTATCGGAGTCTGGTAAGAGACTGAGAGTGGAGAGGTTGGATGCAGGGAGAGATGTTGATCTATTCAGAGAAAATGCGGCGGCAATTGGGGTTGCAGAGAAACCGCTGCAGTTACGAGATGAGGAACTGGCAAATCCGATGGATAATATCACCAGCGAGATGGAACAAGGAGACTCGGAGATACAGACGAGCTCGCAGGGAGATGGAAGGGTTTTGTCCCTTGCATAA
- the LOC106444903 gene encoding receptor-like cytoplasmic kinase 1 isoform X1, with product MSCFGWCGNDDGFRNGDDTRPMPSHIPAGDSGSHYLRSDPPMNQPVVQMEPIAVPAIPADELSDVTDNYGSKALVGEGSYGRVFHGVLKSGITSAIKKLDSSKQPDQEFLSQISMVSRLRHENVIALVGYCVDGPLRVLAYEYAPNGSLHDVLHGRKGVKGALRGPVMTWHQRVKIAVGAARGLEYLHEKVNPQVIHRDIKSSNVLLFDDDVAKIGDFDLSNQAPDMAARLHSTRVLGTFGYHAPEYAMTGTLSTKSDVYSFGVVLLELLTGRKPVDHTLPRGQQSLVTWATPKLSEDKVKLCVDARLLGEYPSKAVAKLAAVAALCVQYEANFRPNMSIVVKALQPLLNPPRSTPHRNPY from the exons ATGAGCTGCTTTGGTTGGTGTGGGAATGATGATGGTTTCCGTAATGGTGATGATACTCGACCAATGCCAAGCCACATCCCTGCAG GTGACAGTGGAAGCCACTATCTAAGATCTGATCCACCCATGAATCAGCCCGTTGTTCAGATGGAGCCTATTGCTGTACCAGCCATCCCAGCTGATGAACTGAGTGATGTAACCGATAACTATGGTTCCAAGGCCTTGGTGGGTGAGGGCTCTTATGGAAGGGTGTTTCACGGTGTTCTTAAAAGCGGTATCACATCTGCCATCAAGAAACTTGATTCTAGCAAGCAGCCTGACCAAGAATTTCTTTCCCAG ATATCAATGGTTTCGAGATTGCGACACGAAAATGTTATTGCGCTTGTGGGTTATTGTGTTGATGGACCTCTCCGTGTTCTTGCTTATGAGTATGCTCCTAACGGATCTCTTCATGATGTCCTTCATG GCCGAAAAGGCGTGAAAGGAGCGCTGCGAGGTCCTGTTATGACGTGGCATCAGAGAGTCAAGATCGCTGTTGGTGCAGCCAGAGGGCTTGAGTACTTGCACGAGAAGGTCAACCCTCAGGTTATCCACCGAGACATCAAATCCAGCAACGTGCTTCTCTTTGATGACGATGTTGCCAAGATTGGTGACTTCGATCTCTCTAATCAAGCGCCTGACATGGCTGCTCGACTTCACTCTACTCGTGTACTAGGAACCTTTGGCTATCACGCTCCTGA GTATGCAATGACGGGAACATTGAGCACAAAGAGCGACGTCTACAGTTTTGGCGTTGTTCTGCTAGAGCTCCTTACTGGTCGTAAACCAGTCGACCATACCTTACCTCGTGGACAACAAAGTCTAGTGACTTGG GCAACCCCTAAACTGAGCGAAGACAAGGTGAAGCTATGTGTTGATGCAAGACTACTTGGAGAGTACCCCTCTAAAGCTGTTGCCAAG ctAGCTGCGGTGGCTGCACTGTGCGTGCAATATGAGGCAAATTTTAGACCAAACATGAGCATTGTGGTGAAGGCACTTCAACCTCTTCTGAACCCTCCTCGTTCTACTCCACATAGGAACCCTTATTGA